The following DNA comes from Halobacillus litoralis.
TATAGCACACACCGCAAGCCGGCTTGAAACGCAAAAGTTTACCAGATCATATCATCGACACTGTTCCGAAATCATTGGATAAGGTCCCTCCACATACTAAAAACTGAGTACTATTGCATTAAAATCGATACCGCATCCTCCGCTATAGTTGAAGTTGGATTTACTTTACATACGGATGCTTTAAAACCTGCTTTTGAACCATTGAAAAATCAAAATGAATTAAAAGACAGCAAAAAAAAAAGAAATCCTCGCTGGGACAGCAAGGAATCAACAGGTCAATCTTTTTTATCATGACTATTTGAAGATGATGGAAGGAAGTCCGTTTCAATTGCAGAAAAATCATCGGAAGACAAGTCGTACTCATAATCACCTTTGTTGTCGCAACCATGTGGATCGACTTTTACGCACAATTTCGTTTCACCAATGACATCGACGATAAACTCTCTCTCTACTTCTACAACGATTTTCTGACCATTTCCAGTGATGTTTGCTTCCAGACAGTTCGGTTGTTGGACGACCTTGGCAATCACCTCAAATTCATCATGTACGCAATTATCATCTTTGACAGCCAATTTGACGTGATCGCAATAGCTGACACGCTCTGTGACTACCTCTGTTTTCGTATTGTCATTATACGAATACCAGACGTTGATGTCATAACTGCCTGAAACCTCGACGTGATCCCCTTTCTTCTTCGCATTGTAAATGTGGTTGATGACCCAACAACCTAGAATGCTTGTCGGCCGATGCGAAGGACTGATTGTGTGTGTTGATTCTGTAAACTTTTTACCTTTTCCGATTACAGCCTTGGTAATGATTTCTCTGTAATCCCGCTCAAAAAAAGACATAGGGTTTCATTCCTCCTTATTCTACCACCCATCCTATGCAAGGGTTGGGCGAATGGTGACTAACAGGAACATGACTTAAGGACGTGTTTAATTCATTCTATGCACGAGCCCATAAAATTGTACGAAAAAAATCCGCCAGAGAGAAAAACCCTCTGACGGATGTATATGCATCAACGGCTACAGCCATTACTTTGTTTGTGAGAACCTGTTTCCCCCTGCAGAACATCTCCCCCAGTCGAGCGAATTACTTCATTCGTAACTTCACGGGAAATGGTGTTTGAAATCATTTGGAGAATATCATTGATAACAGTTTGCGATTCTTTGAATTCCGCAACAACCGGACTCCCGTCCAGTTCATCTTGCAGACGATCGATCTCTTTTTCAATTTTTTGCAAGGCTTCAGTCTTACCATACGCTTGAAAATTGACGGCTTGTTTTTGCAAAGCTTTGATTTTCTTTATATGGGATTGAACTTTTTGATTGTCGTTCAGTTTTGCTTCGAGTTGTTTAAAGCGATCGATTTCTTCAATTTCCGCCATCATTTTCGCTAATTTATGTGCTTCATCTACGACTTCTTTTCTTGTATATTGTGCCATTTATTTCACCTCTGCGTTTAATTCAACCATTTCTCCATCAAGAGACCAGGTTTTAGCTTTTATTATTTTTACAGGGAGGATCTGTCCAATCGCAGCCCGGGGAGCTCTGAAGTTCACTAATTTATTTCGTTTGGTATAACCGGCTAATACATCAGGGTTGGTTTTACTTTCCCCTTCCACGAGTACATGAACGATTTCCCCTTCATATTCCTTCATGGCATCAGCGGATTGTTGATTGACAATTTTGTTGAGTCTTTGAAGACGGTCTTTTTTCTCTTCCATCGAAACATTATCTTTCATTTTTGCTGCCGGCGTGTTTTCACGCGGCGAATAAATGAAGGTGTAAGCAGCTTCGAAGCCGACTTCTTCCACTAGAGATAATGTATCCTGGAATTGCTCTTCTGTTTCATTCGGAAACCCTACGATGATATCTGTTGTCAGTGTAGCTTCAGGCATCGCTGTCCGAATTCTTTCTACAAGCTCGAGATATTCTTCCCTGGAGTATTTTCGACCCATGATTTTCAGGACCTCTGAGTTACCTGACTGTACAGGGAGATGTATATGATCTAACATATTGCCACCCTTAGCCAGCACTTCAATCAGCCGGTCATCAAAATCCCGCGGATGGGAGGTCGTAAACCGGACACGAGGGATATCGATGTCGCGAAGTTCATCCATCAAGTCTCCTAAACCATATTCAATGTCGAGATCTTTGCCATATGCATTGACATTCTGGCCCAGTAAAGTGATTTCTTTATATCCTTGAGCAGCTAGATGACGAACTTCTTGAATGATATCTTTCGGCAGACGACTTCGTTCTTTCCCACGAGTATACGGAACAATACAGTACGTACAGAACTTGTCACAACCGTACATGATGTTCACCCATGCTTTAATATTCCCTTTACGGGAACGCGGAAGGTTCTCAATAATGTCCCCTTCTTTTGACCACACATCAATAACCATTTCTTTTCCGAACATCGCTTCTTTGACAAGCTGTGGAAGTCTGTGGATATTGTGTGTGCCGAAAATCAGATCAATGAATGGGTGTTTTTTCAGAATACGATTGACCACGGATTCTTCTTGTGACATGCAGCCACAAATACCGATGATCAAATTAGGATTCTCCATTTTCAAAGGCTTCAAGTGTCCGATTTCCCCAAACACTTTATTCTCCGCATTCTCCCTGATCGCACATGTATTCAGTAATATGATATCTGCTTCTTTTGTATCTTTCGTAGCTTCGTAACCCATTTCTTCGAAAATTCCAGCCATGACTTCAGTATCGTGCTCATTCATTTGGCACCCGTATGTACGGATCATATACTTTTTACCTTTACCGGAGTGATCCATATCTTCAGGGATTTCGAAGTCATAATGCACGTCGGTCTCTTTCCGTTTACGACGCTGGGCATCTCTCATATTAGGTGGTTGATAAGTTGTTTCGAAATATTTCACAAAATCTTCACTCGTCTTTTCTTTCAGACGATTCAGATTGTCTTGGTCAGACGTTTGTTCTTCTTGATTTACCTGACGAATTTGCGACGTTTCTTTACGCTGTTGTTCGTTCATTGTGATCTCCTTTCAAACCGGTCCTTCTAACTGTACCATTATATCAATTTTTACACTAAAAATTAAGCATAAACAATAATTCACTTATTTTTCACAGAATCATCGACGCTCTCATGAAATTTTTCTCTGCTCATCTTTATAAAGGCAACTTAAAACGCATTTTTTCTTGAAGCATCGATAGAGTGAATACATCCGTACAGGGAATCGATTCTGCTTCACGGAAAAGGGGAATTTTTCAAACTTTTCCTGAACACGAAAAAAGCCGCTGTGAGTTAGTCACAGCGGCTTTTCGGCTTATATGATCCCTAATTTCTTTCCAACTTTTTCAAAAGCATCAAGAGCTTCTTGCAACTCTTCTTTAGAGTGTTCAGCCGTTACAATCGTCCGAATTCTCCCTTTGCCTCTTTGAACAGTCGGGAAAACAATACCTTGAGCGAAGACGCCTTCTTCGAATAATTCATCAGAGAATTTATGGGTTAGGGCATCATCCCCAATCATTACTGGCGTAACAGGTGTTTCACTGATCCCCGTGTCGAACCCTAGAGTATTCAATCCATCTTTGAAAAATTTCGTATTATCCCACAGCTTATCGATCAGCTCCGGCTCTTCAAGCAGAACATCTACAGCCGCATCGTTAGCCGCTGTGACTGCTGGCGGGTGAGAAGTACTGAATAGGAAAGGACGTCCTTTGTGAATCAAGTATTCTCTTAGTGTTTGCGTACTAGCTACATATCCGCCAAGCACCCCGATCGCCTTACTCAAAGTACCGACTTGGATATGCACCCGGCCATCCAGGTTAAAGTGGTTGACGGTACCACGGCCATTATCACCGAGGACACCGCTTGCGTGGGCATCATCAACCATTATCAATGCATCATATTTTTCTGCCAATTCCACGATTTCAGGAAGAGGTGCGATGTTTCCGTCCATTGAGAAAACACCATCTGTGACAACAAGGCGTGTGCGGTAATCAGCACTCTGCTGTAATGCTTCTTCAAGAGACTCCATATCCACGTGCTTGTAAATTTTACGATCTGCTTTTGTCAACCGGATCCCATCAATGATAGATGCATGGTTAAGCTCATCAGAAATGACCACATCTTCTTTTCCTAGTATGGAAGAGAGAACCCCCTGGTTTGTAGTAAAACCGGATTGGAACACAAGGGCGGCTTCCGTATGTTTGAACTTCGCCAGCTTCTCTTCAAAGTCTTCATGCATCTTCAGTGTCCCAGCGATCGTACGAACAGAGCCTGTTCCAACACCATATTGTTCATTAGCACGATCTGCTGCCTCTTTCATTCTTGGATGGGAAGTCAATCCTAAGTAGTTGTTCGAGGAAAGTTGGATCACTTCTTTGCCTTTGATTTTCACTTTAGAGCCTTGAGCAGACTCCAGTGGGATCAACTTACGAAATGTCCCTTCCTCCTGCATCTCATCCAATTCTTTTTGTAAGTATTCAAAACCTTTCATAAAACATCCTCCTTTACAATTAAGGGTGTAAGACCACTTTTCCACATTGCCCCTGGTTCATCAAGTCAAAACCTTTTTCAAATTCGTCTAAACTCAAGTGATGTGTAATCATCGGTGTAACATCTACTTGACCTGATTGAAGAAGTCTCGATACTTGCTGCCAAGTTTCATACATTTTGCGTCCTGTAATCCCCTGGACTTCAACACCTTTGAATACGATATCATTGGTGACATCCAAACTAACTCGCTTGGTCGGTAAGCTTAATATCGATACACGCCCGCCATTTGTGATCATTTTGAATCCTTGATCCATCGCCACGGGATGACCGCTCATCTCACAAACAACATCGACACCATGACCATCTGTTAAGTTACGTGCTGTTTCAACAGGATCGATCTCTCCGGAATGAACGGTGGTTGTCGCACCCATTTTCTTTGCCAGATCAAGCCTATAGTCATTCAAGTCAAAAGCGAGCACTTGAGAAGCACCTGCTGCTTTCGCTACACCGACGGCCATCAGACCAATCGGACCGCAACCGATAACAGCTACTGATTTCCCGGCGACATCTCCGTTCAGAACAGTATGTACCGCATTTCCCATCGGCTCTTGTATGGAGGCGATGTCAGTTGGCAGATCTTCAGGGTTCTTCCACAAATTATCCGCTGGAAGTGCAACATATTCCGCAAAACAGCCTTGAGTGTCGACACCAATGATTTTAGTATTTTCACATATATGGAATTTACCCGTCAGGCATTGCGGGCAATGACCGCAAACAAGGTGAGTCTCTGCACTCACATAATCACCTTTGGTAAAGTTAGTTACTTTTGCTCCAACTTTTACAATTTCACCAGAAAATTCATGTCCGAATACATAAGGCGGCTGGACCCTACTTTCTGACCATTCGTCCCAATTATAAATATGGACATCCGTGCCACAAATTGAAGTGGCTTTAACCCGGATCAATACTTCGTCTTCGCGGATTTGAGGAATCGCTACTTCTTGAAGCTCTGCTCCTACACCGCGGTGATGTTTAACGATCGCTTTCATCGTTCCATTCACAGTGAACACTCCTAACCTACATAAAATCTATGTAATCCTTTTATATAGATTATATTAACATGAATAGAGAATAACGCAAATGTAAATGTCCACTGGAAAAACACATATGGCTATATCTATTACGATTAGGAAACTATCGGACTTATTCCCCCCCAAAACTCGAAAGCTTT
Coding sequences within:
- the tdh gene encoding L-threonine 3-dehydrogenase, which encodes MNGTMKAIVKHHRGVGAELQEVAIPQIREDEVLIRVKATSICGTDVHIYNWDEWSESRVQPPYVFGHEFSGEIVKVGAKVTNFTKGDYVSAETHLVCGHCPQCLTGKFHICENTKIIGVDTQGCFAEYVALPADNLWKNPEDLPTDIASIQEPMGNAVHTVLNGDVAGKSVAVIGCGPIGLMAVGVAKAAGASQVLAFDLNDYRLDLAKKMGATTTVHSGEIDPVETARNLTDGHGVDVVCEMSGHPVAMDQGFKMITNGGRVSILSLPTKRVSLDVTNDIVFKGVEVQGITGRKMYETWQQVSRLLQSGQVDVTPMITHHLSLDEFEKGFDLMNQGQCGKVVLHP
- a CDS encoding RicAFT regulatory complex protein RicA family protein, whose translation is MAQYTRKEVVDEAHKLAKMMAEIEEIDRFKQLEAKLNDNQKVQSHIKKIKALQKQAVNFQAYGKTEALQKIEKEIDRLQDELDGSPVVAEFKESQTVINDILQMISNTISREVTNEVIRSTGGDVLQGETGSHKQSNGCSR
- a CDS encoding outer spore coat protein CotE; translation: MSFFERDYREIITKAVIGKGKKFTESTHTISPSHRPTSILGCWVINHIYNAKKKGDHVEVSGSYDINVWYSYNDNTKTEVVTERVSYCDHVKLAVKDDNCVHDEFEVIAKVVQQPNCLEANITGNGQKIVVEVEREFIVDVIGETKLCVKVDPHGCDNKGDYEYDLSSDDFSAIETDFLPSSSNSHDKKD
- a CDS encoding glycine C-acetyltransferase, translated to MKGFEYLQKELDEMQEEGTFRKLIPLESAQGSKVKIKGKEVIQLSSNNYLGLTSHPRMKEAADRANEQYGVGTGSVRTIAGTLKMHEDFEEKLAKFKHTEAALVFQSGFTTNQGVLSSILGKEDVVISDELNHASIIDGIRLTKADRKIYKHVDMESLEEALQQSADYRTRLVVTDGVFSMDGNIAPLPEIVELAEKYDALIMVDDAHASGVLGDNGRGTVNHFNLDGRVHIQVGTLSKAIGVLGGYVASTQTLREYLIHKGRPFLFSTSHPPAVTAANDAAVDVLLEEPELIDKLWDNTKFFKDGLNTLGFDTGISETPVTPVMIGDDALTHKFSDELFEEGVFAQGIVFPTVQRGKGRIRTIVTAEHSKEELQEALDAFEKVGKKLGII
- the miaB gene encoding tRNA (N6-isopentenyl adenosine(37)-C2)-methylthiotransferase MiaB; protein product: MNEQQRKETSQIRQVNQEEQTSDQDNLNRLKEKTSEDFVKYFETTYQPPNMRDAQRRKRKETDVHYDFEIPEDMDHSGKGKKYMIRTYGCQMNEHDTEVMAGIFEEMGYEATKDTKEADIILLNTCAIRENAENKVFGEIGHLKPLKMENPNLIIGICGCMSQEESVVNRILKKHPFIDLIFGTHNIHRLPQLVKEAMFGKEMVIDVWSKEGDIIENLPRSRKGNIKAWVNIMYGCDKFCTYCIVPYTRGKERSRLPKDIIQEVRHLAAQGYKEITLLGQNVNAYGKDLDIEYGLGDLMDELRDIDIPRVRFTTSHPRDFDDRLIEVLAKGGNMLDHIHLPVQSGNSEVLKIMGRKYSREEYLELVERIRTAMPEATLTTDIIVGFPNETEEQFQDTLSLVEEVGFEAAYTFIYSPRENTPAAKMKDNVSMEEKKDRLQRLNKIVNQQSADAMKEYEGEIVHVLVEGESKTNPDVLAGYTKRNKLVNFRAPRAAIGQILPVKIIKAKTWSLDGEMVELNAEVK